The Methanosphaera stadtmanae DSM 3091 genome includes a window with the following:
- the mtaB gene encoding methanol--corrinoid protein co-methyltransferase MtaB codes for MAAKRFTKMENKSADDLVFGKAANPVEYGFGVKLGVGEVVPNIKVAPAEGSETSVEGMVATCKNIAFSACDRAAAVGLPTVQIEQEHVAQQTKSREISAKTTAVQIEQLEELHDKYGTKTSLMSTIADIREEDMGGLRGSDFDVMMDESFEACAENGTSILCVETIGGKVVSDYGISRGDIRAILYGIGLLGSIDMEYMWTKISDIASHHDCVPGGDTDCAQANTAMFLGGGLTSKNVSHTLAAVARAISGARSLVAVECGAVGPLKDCGYENPIVKAIGGVPICAEGKNATCAHSDLMGNLACAVVDCWSNESVYNREEMGGPTPGVWLQSLGYECALMNTATKINKEKDLRDIYTLADKYRDPQALILAYDNAYRIGEAIVAEGEDIYLRSRAAALEGISIINEAVDEKRMFLTRFERDSLDSAQKTIEQLPEDKDKFAKACIKRYGRKVKEHDPSQYEL; via the coding sequence ATGGCAGCAAAACGTTTTACAAAAATGGAAAATAAATCAGCTGATGATTTAGTATTTGGAAAAGCAGCAAATCCTGTAGAATATGGATTTGGTGTAAAATTAGGAGTAGGTGAAGTAGTACCTAACATTAAAGTAGCTCCTGCAGAAGGATCAGAAACAAGTGTTGAAGGTATGGTTGCAACATGTAAAAATATTGCATTTTCAGCATGTGACAGAGCTGCTGCAGTAGGATTACCTACAGTACAAATAGAACAAGAACACGTAGCACAACAAACAAAAAGTCGTGAAATTTCTGCAAAAACAACAGCAGTACAAATTGAACAATTAGAAGAATTACACGACAAATATGGAACAAAAACATCTTTAATGTCCACAATAGCAGATATTCGTGAAGAAGATATGGGTGGACTTAGAGGATCTGACTTTGATGTAATGATGGATGAATCATTTGAAGCATGTGCAGAAAATGGAACATCAATCCTTTGTGTTGAAACCATTGGTGGTAAAGTAGTATCAGATTATGGTATATCAAGAGGAGATATCCGTGCTATATTATATGGTATAGGATTATTAGGTTCCATAGATATGGAATATATGTGGACAAAAATCTCAGACATAGCAAGTCACCACGACTGTGTACCTGGTGGAGACACAGACTGTGCACAAGCTAACACTGCAATGTTCCTTGGTGGAGGATTAACCAGTAAAAACGTATCACACACATTAGCAGCAGTAGCAAGAGCAATTTCTGGTGCAAGAAGTTTAGTAGCAGTTGAATGTGGTGCAGTAGGACCATTAAAAGACTGTGGATATGAAAACCCTATTGTAAAAGCTATAGGTGGAGTACCTATATGTGCAGAAGGTAAAAACGCAACATGTGCTCACTCAGACCTTATGGGTAACTTAGCATGTGCAGTAGTAGATTGTTGGAGTAACGAATCTGTATATAACAGAGAAGAAATGGGTGGACCAACACCTGGTGTATGGTTACAATCATTAGGTTATGAATGTGCTTTAATGAACACAGCAACTAAAATAAACAAAGAAAAAGATTTAAGAGATATTTACACATTAGCAGATAAATACCGAGATCCACAAGCATTAATATTAGCATATGATAATGCTTACAGAATTGGTGAAGCTATTGTTGCAGAAGGAGAAGATATTTACCTTAGATCACGTGCAGCAGCATTAGAAGGAATAAGCATAATTAATGAAGCTGTTGATGAAAAACGTATGTTCTTAACAAGATTTGAAAGAGATTCTTTAGATTCTGCTCAAAAAACAATTGAACAATTACCAGAAGACAAAGATAAATTTGCAAAAGCTTGTATAAAACGTTACGGAAGAAAAGTAAAAGAACACGATCCATCACAATATGAATTATAA
- the mtaB gene encoding methanol--corrinoid protein co-methyltransferase MtaB, with the protein MSRKYFTKMENASADEMVFGQTKHPVKMGLDQVMGGGEVVPNIKVAPAEGSEESIDGLEATSKNIAFAACDRAAAIGLPAIQIEMEHVQQQSISKEASARCTAVTFEELEKLHDKFGTKVSMMSTVADMREEENGLRGSEFDVAMDESFEACAQNGASMLCIETVGGKVVSDYGISRGDARAILYGIGVLGSIDMEYMWTKIVDIAKRNNVVPGGDTDCAQANTAMFLAGGLTSKNVSHTIAAVARAIAGARSLVAVECGAQGPTKDCGYENPIVKAIASVPICAEGKNATCAHSDLMGNLTAAVCDVWSNESVYNREEMGGPTPGVWLQSLGYECALMNTATQIGTNKQLRDTYVLADKYRDPQGVILAYDNAYKIGEAITAEGEDIYLRSRAAAIRAMELINEAVDEKRILLTRFERDTLDSTMKTYEQLPDDKDKFIKTCIKRYGRKVKEHDPSQYEL; encoded by the coding sequence ATGTCAAGAAAATATTTTACAAAAATGGAAAATGCATCAGCAGATGAAATGGTATTTGGACAAACAAAACACCCTGTAAAAATGGGATTAGATCAAGTTATGGGTGGTGGAGAAGTAGTTCCTAACATCAAAGTAGCTCCTGCAGAAGGATCAGAAGAATCAATTGATGGATTAGAAGCAACCTCCAAAAACATAGCATTCGCAGCATGTGACCGTGCAGCAGCAATAGGACTTCCTGCAATACAAATAGAAATGGAACACGTACAACAACAATCTATCTCAAAAGAAGCATCAGCAAGATGTACAGCTGTTACATTCGAAGAACTTGAAAAATTACACGACAAATTCGGTACAAAAGTATCAATGATGTCAACAGTAGCAGATATGAGAGAAGAAGAAAACGGTCTTAGAGGATCAGAATTCGACGTAGCAATGGATGAATCATTCGAAGCATGTGCACAAAATGGAGCATCAATGCTTTGTATTGAAACAGTTGGTGGTAAAGTAGTATCAGATTATGGTATATCAAGAGGAGATGCAAGAGCAATACTCTATGGTATAGGTGTACTTGGTTCTATTGATATGGAATACATGTGGACAAAAATTGTAGACATAGCAAAAAGAAACAATGTAGTTCCTGGTGGAGACACAGACTGTGCACAAGCTAACACTGCAATGTTCCTTGCAGGTGGATTAACCAGTAAAAACGTATCACACACAATTGCAGCAGTAGCAAGAGCAATTGCAGGAGCAAGAAGTTTAGTAGCAGTTGAATGTGGTGCACAAGGACCAACAAAAGACTGTGGATACGAAAACCCTATTGTAAAAGCAATAGCATCCGTACCAATCTGTGCAGAAGGTAAAAACGCAACATGTGCTCACTCAGACCTTATGGGTAACCTTACAGCAGCAGTATGTGATGTATGGAGTAACGAATCTGTATATAACAGAGAAGAAATGGGTGGACCAACACCTGGTGTATGGTTACAATCATTAGGTTATGAATGTGCTTTAATGAACACAGCAACACAAATCGGAACAAACAAACAATTAAGAGATACATATGTATTAGCTGATAAATACCGAGACCCTCAAGGTGTAATTCTTGCATACGATAACGCATACAAAATCGGTGAAGCAATTACAGCAGAAGGAGAAGATATTTACTTAAGATCCCGTGCAGCAGCAATTAGAGCAATGGAATTAATTAATGAAGCAGTAGATGAAAAACGTATCTTATTAACAAGATTTGAAAGAGATACACTTGATTCCACAATGAAAACATACGAACAATTACCAGATGACAAAGACAAATTCATAAAAACATGTATCAAACGTTACGGAAGAAAAGTAAAAGAACACGACCCATCACAATATGAATTATAA
- the gatA gene encoding Asp-tRNA(Asn)/Glu-tRNA(Gln) amidotransferase subunit GatA: MKVIEKVEAIKQQEITATENLEQMYSTIEEKNDDINAFVQLDIEKARKTAEDIDKRIKNNEETGKLAGLVIGIKSNINVEDFIISAASPTLKNYYGSYNATVINRILDEDGVIIGLTNMDEFAAGSSTETSMYGPTNNPKAPGHIPGGSSGGSAAAIAANMCDITLGSDTGGSIRNPASHCGVMGFKPTYGMVSRQGLLDLAMSLDQIGPFANDTTGIGLMLNVICGYDPYDTTTINKQPEDFLKDTTNSTLEGQTIGVVKEFMDITDDKITSQINKSIDDMTSLGAEIKELSFEDINLGLPTYYLINYVEFFSATRKYDGRKYGERIEEVCGAEVARRIEIGSYISQKEFSGKYYNKALQARSLIRNEFNELLNDVDVIAGPTVPKLPHKIGEEIETMDMYAYDVLTVLANITGIPASSMNSGLVDNIPVGLQLQAKPEDDHKILSTMSALENN, encoded by the coding sequence ATGAAAGTAATAGAAAAAGTTGAAGCAATTAAACAACAAGAAATAACAGCAACTGAAAACCTTGAACAAATGTATAGTACCATAGAAGAAAAAAATGATGATATTAATGCATTTGTACAATTAGATATAGAAAAAGCAAGAAAAACAGCTGAAGATATAGATAAAAGAATTAAAAATAATGAAGAAACTGGAAAATTAGCTGGACTCGTTATTGGTATAAAAAGTAACATAAATGTAGAAGATTTCATAATATCTGCAGCTTCCCCTACACTCAAAAACTATTATGGAAGTTACAATGCAACTGTAATTAATCGTATACTTGATGAAGATGGAGTAATTATTGGTCTAACAAATATGGATGAGTTTGCAGCAGGTAGTTCCACAGAAACCTCAATGTATGGTCCTACAAACAATCCAAAAGCACCAGGACATATTCCTGGAGGATCAAGTGGAGGTTCAGCAGCAGCAATTGCAGCAAATATGTGTGATATAACACTTGGATCTGATACTGGTGGTTCAATAAGAAATCCTGCATCACACTGTGGAGTAATGGGATTTAAACCTACATATGGTATGGTATCAAGACAAGGATTACTTGATCTTGCAATGAGTTTAGACCAAATAGGTCCATTTGCAAACGATACAACAGGTATTGGATTAATGCTTAATGTTATATGTGGATATGATCCATACGATACAACAACAATAAATAAACAACCAGAAGATTTCCTAAAAGATACAACAAATTCCACACTTGAAGGTCAAACAATTGGTGTTGTAAAGGAATTTATGGACATAACTGATGATAAAATAACATCCCAAATAAATAAATCCATTGATGATATGACCTCCCTCGGAGCAGAGATTAAAGAATTGAGCTTTGAAGATATTAATCTTGGATTACCTACCTATTATCTTATAAACTATGTTGAGTTTTTCTCAGCAACAAGAAAATATGATGGACGTAAATATGGTGAAAGAATAGAAGAAGTATGTGGTGCTGAAGTAGCCCGTAGAATAGAAATTGGTTCATATATTAGTCAAAAAGAATTCAGTGGAAAATATTATAATAAAGCACTACAAGCAAGATCACTTATTAGAAATGAATTTAATGAATTATTAAATGATGTTGATGTAATTGCTGGACCTACAGTACCAAAATTACCACATAAAATCGGTGAAGAAATAGAAACTATGGATATGTATGCTTATGATGTATTAACAGTACTTGCTAACATCACAGGTATTCCTGCAAGTAGTATGAATTCTGGACTTGTAGACAACATTCCTGTAGGATTACAATTACAAGCAAAACCTGAAGATGATCATAAAATCCTTAGTACTATGAGTGCATTAGAAAATAATTAG
- the mtaC gene encoding methanol--corrinoid protein MtaC, with the protein MVSPLEKYYDKFEDYEKIAVRYNVKIEGPALKPEDDPEVAEILPAEEGIKRTVALAVLYGDKDECDAQVEKALDAGEEPIDLINNALMKGMDGVSALYTKGEFFLPDLMLAGDAMMSGVALCEAKLGHKADSKATVCCCAVEGDPHDIGKNLIVMFLNANGYEAVDLGRDVPNTKVVEAVKENKPVLVTATALMTTTMTAFGKIIALMQEAGLDTPFGCGGGAVRRDFVEETPQTFYGVEAYHVPKLADAIVDDGKTWEDIRKEYSDIVGEYVAAYS; encoded by the coding sequence ATGGTTAGCCCTTTAGAAAAATACTATGACAAATTTGAAGATTATGAAAAAATTGCTGTAAGATACAATGTTAAAATTGAAGGTCCAGCTCTTAAACCTGAAGATGACCCAGAAGTAGCAGAAATCTTACCAGCAGAAGAAGGAATAAAAAGAACAGTAGCATTAGCTGTATTATATGGTGATAAAGACGAATGTGATGCACAAGTAGAAAAAGCATTAGATGCTGGTGAAGAACCAATAGACCTTATTAACAACGCTTTAATGAAAGGTATGGATGGAGTAAGTGCATTATATACTAAAGGTGAATTCTTCCTTCCTGATTTAATGCTTGCAGGAGATGCAATGATGTCTGGAGTAGCACTTTGTGAAGCAAAACTCGGACACAAAGCAGATTCCAAAGCAACAGTATGTTGCTGTGCAGTAGAAGGAGACCCTCATGATATTGGTAAAAACTTAATTGTAATGTTCTTAAATGCAAATGGATACGAAGCAGTAGACCTTGGTCGTGACGTACCTAACACTAAAGTAGTAGAAGCAGTAAAAGAAAACAAACCAGTACTTGTAACTGCAACAGCATTAATGACAACAACCATGACAGCATTTGGTAAAATTATAGCATTAATGCAAGAAGCAGGACTCGACACACCATTTGGATGTGGAGGAGGAGCAGTACGTCGTGACTTTGTAGAAGAAACACCACAAACATTCTATGGTGTAGAAGCATATCACGTACCAAAATTAGCAGATGCAATTGTTGATGATGGTAAAACATGGGAAGACATCAGAAAAGAATACTCTGACATTGTTGGAGAATATGTAGCAGCATACTCCTAA
- the mtaC gene encoding methanol--corrinoid protein MtaC → MSESPLAKYNDLIFDNYEDIAVRYNVKIEGPALKPEDDPEVVEILPKEEGVKRSLALTVLYGDKDECDAQVEKALEAGEDPIDLINNALMKGMDGVSALYTKGEFFLPDLMLAGDAMMSGVAICEDKLGHKSETKAPVMTFAVEGDPHDIGKNLIVMFLNANGYGAIDLGRDVPTAEVVKQAQENKPVLMTATALMTTTMTEFSKIVAALQEAGIDTPIGCGGGAVRRDFVEESPQTFYGVEAYHVPKLADAIVDDGKTWEDIRNEYSDIVGEYVAAYS, encoded by the coding sequence ATGTCTGAAAGTCCATTAGCTAAATATAATGATTTAATATTTGATAATTATGAAGATATTGCAGTAAGATACAATGTTAAAATTGAAGGTCCTGCTCTTAAACCTGAAGATGACCCAGAAGTAGTAGAAATATTACCTAAAGAAGAAGGAGTAAAAAGATCACTTGCTCTAACAGTATTATATGGTGACAAAGATGAATGTGATGCACAAGTAGAAAAAGCATTAGAAGCTGGCGAAGATCCAATAGACCTTATTAACAACGCTTTAATGAAAGGTATGGATGGTGTAAGTGCATTATATACTAAAGGTGAATTCTTCTTACCTGATTTAATGCTTGCAGGAGATGCAATGATGTCTGGAGTAGCAATTTGTGAAGATAAACTCGGACACAAATCAGAAACCAAAGCACCTGTAATGACCTTTGCTGTAGAAGGAGACCCTCATGACATTGGTAAAAACTTAATTGTAATGTTCTTAAATGCAAACGGATATGGTGCAATAGACCTTGGTCGTGACGTACCTACTGCTGAAGTAGTAAAACAAGCTCAAGAAAACAAACCTGTTCTCATGACTGCTACTGCTTTAATGACAACAACAATGACTGAATTCAGTAAAATTGTAGCTGCACTTCAAGAAGCAGGTATTGATACACCTATTGGATGTGGTGGAGGAGCTGTACGTCGTGACTTTGTAGAAGAAAGTCCACAAACTTTCTATGGTGTAGAAGCATATCACGTACCTAAATTAGCAGATGCTATTGTAGATGATGGTAAAACTTGGGAAGACATCAGAAACGAATACTCTGACATTGTTGGAGAATACGTAGCAGCATACTCCTAA
- the mtaC gene encoding methanol--corrinoid protein MtaC, with the protein MDSPLEKYYGKLTDYDTIAIRYNVKIEGPALKPEDDPEVMEILPKEEGIKRTVALAVLYGDKDECDAQVEKALDAGEEPIDLINNALMKGMDGVSALYTKGEFFLPDLMLAGDAMMSGVALCEAKLGHKADSKATVCCCAVEGDPHDIGKNLIVMFLNANGYEAVDLGRDVPNTKVVEAVKENKPVLVTATALMTTTMTAFGKIIALMQEAGLDTPFGCGGGAVRRDFVEESPQTFYGVEAYHVPKIADAIVDDGKTWEDIRKEYADIVGEYVAAYS; encoded by the coding sequence ATGGATAGTCCGTTAGAAAAATATTATGGAAAATTAACAGATTATGATACAATTGCTATAAGATACAATGTTAAAATTGAAGGTCCTGCTCTTAAACCTGAAGATGATCCTGAAGTAATGGAAATATTACCTAAAGAAGAAGGAATAAAAAGAACAGTGGCTTTAGCTGTATTATATGGTGACAAAGACGAATGTGATGCACAAGTAGAAAAAGCATTAGATGCTGGTGAAGAACCAATAGACCTTATTAACAACGCTTTAATGAAAGGTATGGATGGTGTAAGTGCATTATATACTAAAGGTGAATTCTTCCTTCCTGATTTAATGCTTGCAGGAGATGCAATGATGTCTGGAGTAGCACTTTGTGAAGCAAAACTTGGACACAAAGCAGATTCCAAAGCAACAGTATGTTGTTGTGCAGTAGAAGGAGACCCTCACGATATTGGTAAAAACTTAATTGTTATGTTCTTAAATGCAAATGGATATGAAGCAGTAGATCTTGGTCGTGATGTACCTAACACTAAAGTAGTAGAAGCAGTAAAAGAAAACAAACCAGTACTTGTAACTGCAACAGCATTAATGACAACAACCATGACAGCATTTGGTAAAATCATAGCATTAATGCAAGAAGCAGGACTTGACACACCATTTGGTTGTGGAGGAGGAGCAGTACGTCGTGACTTTGTAGAAGAAAGTCCACAAACATTCTATGGTGTAGAAGCATACCACGTACCAAAAATAGCAGATGCTATTGTAGATGATGGTAAAACATGGGAAGACATCAGAAAAGAATATGCTGATATTGTTGGAGAATATGTAGCAGCATACTCCTAG
- a CDS encoding methylamine methyltransferase corrinoid protein reductive activase — protein MVEEYAIAMDIGTSGVRAQAINVEDNSTISTTVTLRHPIPGANVMDHLHFAVNVGREQAHQLIMEAVNKVVDQLEVDKSKITRFAVCGNPIQLSLFQNIEIRDLAFWGTNAVERMKITPPKRNAQIIKPGDVDLDINPDADVYIPPAIKHEIGADALAMLVKSGVVDKEGIYLVSDFGTNAEIALVIDGEIFSCSAAAGPAMEGQAIECGMLASPGAICDVTAEGDQWRNMVLNSDLKVDACNLMDVTTGEIIEQQNPQTQARGITGTGVISAYSLGTEQGIISIPDIKTDDNKINLQDDVYLSEKDLTEIGKALGAFRAAHITLCVEAGIELDDIDAVYMAGASGFYVDPMKSLTVGQIPACSWDIYQIGNTSLSMARDIVENPDLLSELQEVADGMRGNHITLATSEIFEKIYGLELAVCEQNMPLWKYDEWLESYGYGNLPEVEDDPEIHRLFESDIPDIGVNGLSIIEEVGTKLESKVEGCISCQACANECPESALKIEDGVATIRSDYCNGSACLRCELVCPEKVFLYEKMFYIEGEDAKSL, from the coding sequence ATGGTAGAAGAATATGCTATAGCAATGGATATAGGAACAAGTGGTGTTAGAGCACAAGCTATTAATGTTGAAGATAATAGTACAATTTCTACAACAGTTACATTAAGACATCCAATTCCTGGAGCTAATGTAATGGATCATTTACATTTTGCAGTGAATGTTGGTAGAGAACAAGCACACCAACTAATAATGGAAGCTGTAAATAAAGTAGTTGACCAGTTAGAAGTGGATAAATCTAAAATTACTAGATTTGCGGTATGTGGTAACCCAATTCAATTATCATTATTCCAAAATATTGAAATTAGAGATTTAGCATTTTGGGGAACAAATGCTGTTGAACGTATGAAAATTACACCACCAAAAAGAAATGCACAGATTATTAAACCAGGTGATGTTGACTTGGATATTAATCCTGATGCAGATGTATACATACCTCCAGCAATAAAACATGAAATAGGAGCAGATGCACTTGCAATGCTTGTTAAATCTGGTGTTGTTGACAAAGAAGGTATTTACTTAGTATCAGATTTTGGTACAAATGCAGAAATAGCACTTGTAATAGATGGTGAAATATTTTCTTGTTCAGCAGCAGCAGGACCTGCTATGGAAGGTCAGGCAATTGAATGTGGTATGCTAGCATCCCCTGGAGCAATTTGTGATGTAACAGCTGAGGGTGATCAGTGGAGAAACATGGTACTTAACAGTGATCTAAAAGTAGATGCATGTAACTTAATGGATGTAACTACAGGTGAAATTATAGAACAACAGAATCCACAAACACAAGCTCGTGGTATTACAGGTACTGGTGTAATTTCAGCATACAGTTTAGGTACAGAACAGGGAATTATTTCAATTCCAGATATTAAAACTGATGATAATAAAATAAATCTACAAGATGATGTTTACTTATCAGAAAAAGACTTAACTGAAATTGGTAAAGCATTAGGTGCTTTTAGAGCAGCACACATAACATTATGTGTAGAAGCAGGTATTGAATTAGATGATATTGATGCAGTTTATATGGCAGGTGCAAGTGGTTTCTATGTAGATCCAATGAAATCATTAACAGTAGGTCAAATACCTGCATGTTCATGGGATATTTACCAGATAGGTAACACATCACTCTCTATGGCAAGGGATATTGTTGAAAATCCCGACTTACTAAGTGAATTACAAGAAGTTGCTGATGGTATGAGGGGAAACCATATTACACTTGCAACATCTGAAATATTTGAGAAAATATATGGATTAGAACTTGCTGTATGTGAACAAAACATGCCATTATGGAAGTATGATGAATGGCTAGAAAGTTATGGCTATGGTAACTTACCTGAAGTAGAGGATGACCCTGAAATTCACAGATTATTTGAGAGTGATATACCAGATATTGGAGTAAATGGTTTATCTATTATTGAAGAGGTAGGTACTAAACTTGAAAGTAAGGTTGAAGGATGTATTAGTTGTCAAGCATGTGCAAATGAATGTCCTGAAAGTGCACTTAAAATTGAAGATGGTGTTGCTACTATACGTTCTGATTACTGTAATGGTAGTGCATGTTTAAGATGTGAGCTTGTATGTCCAGAGAAAGTATTCCTTTATGAGAAAATGTTCTATATTGAAGGTGAGGATGCAAAAAGTTTATAA
- the mtaA gene encoding methylcobamide:CoM methyltransferase MtaA, whose amino-acid sequence MDLIENLKAALNGEEVEKVPAISATAAAVEEAFPAANVSWPEAHKDAEQMARLGISLHEQAGLECARVPFDLTAEAEAFGCEVDLGDMENTPTLRSHDIVDDVEDLEVPDDFVNNGRLPVILESIEILKNEYPEVPVIVGMAGPFTLTGHLLGVEDLVKMLKTDSFVVEDAVEIALEAQTELVQAFNESGVDVIAVADPTSSPELLDPNDFSEFAQPALEDLSAEMETESILHICGNSRPILEEMLDCGFSGISVEEAVDMTEAQQVRAETGAETVMVGNVSTSQTLFSKPVEEVKAEVTQALEKGVNVLAPSCGIAPKSPLANLKAFVEARDEFYQ is encoded by the coding sequence ATGGATCTTATAGAAAATTTAAAAGCAGCTTTAAATGGCGAAGAAGTAGAAAAAGTACCAGCAATAAGTGCAACAGCAGCAGCAGTTGAAGAAGCATTCCCTGCAGCTAACGTATCCTGGCCAGAAGCACACAAAGATGCTGAACAAATGGCAAGATTAGGTATATCCTTACACGAACAAGCAGGATTAGAATGTGCTAGAGTACCTTTCGACTTAACAGCTGAAGCAGAAGCATTTGGTTGTGAAGTAGATTTAGGTGATATGGAAAACACTCCTACATTAAGATCACACGATATTGTAGATGATGTAGAAGACTTAGAAGTACCTGATGACTTTGTAAACAATGGTAGATTACCTGTAATCTTAGAATCTATAGAAATCTTAAAAAATGAATACCCTGAAGTACCTGTAATTGTAGGTATGGCTGGTCCTTTCACTTTAACTGGTCACTTATTAGGTGTAGAAGATTTAGTAAAAATGTTAAAAACTGACAGTTTCGTAGTAGAAGACGCAGTTGAAATAGCATTAGAAGCACAAACAGAATTAGTTCAAGCTTTCAATGAATCTGGTGTAGATGTAATTGCTGTAGCAGACCCAACATCTTCCCCTGAATTATTAGATCCTAATGATTTCAGTGAATTTGCACAACCTGCATTAGAAGATTTATCTGCTGAAATGGAAACAGAAAGTATCTTACACATCTGTGGTAACTCAAGACCTATTCTTGAAGAAATGTTAGACTGTGGATTCAGTGGAATTTCTGTAGAAGAAGCAGTTGACATGACAGAAGCTCAACAAGTAAGAGCAGAAACTGGTGCTGAAACTGTAATGGTAGGTAACGTCTCAACAAGTCAAACTTTATTCAGTAAACCTGTAGAAGAAGTAAAAGCTGAAGTAACACAAGCATTAGAAAAAGGTGTAAATGTATTAGCACCAAGTTGTGGTATTGCACCTAAATCACCTTTAGCAAACTTAAAAGCATTCGTTGAAGCAAGAGATGAATTCTATCAATAA
- the mtaB gene encoding methanol--corrinoid protein co-methyltransferase MtaB: MVLKRFTKMENASADEMVFGQTKHPVKMGLDQVMGGGDVVPNIKVAPAEGSEESIDGLEATSKNIAFAACERAAAIGLPAMQIETEHVQQQSISREASERCTAVTFEELEKLHDKFGAKVSLMSTVADMREEENGLRGSEFDIAMDESFEACAQNGASMLCIETIGGKVVSDYGISRGDVRAILYGIGVLGSIDMEYMWTKIVDIAKRNNVVPGGDTDCAQANTAMFLAGGLTSKNVSHTIAAVARAIAGARSLVAIECGAQGPTKDCGYENPIVKSIASVPICAEGKNATCAHSDLMGNLAAAVCDVWSNESVYNREEMGGPTPGVWLQSLGCECALMNTATQIGTNKQLRDTYALADKYRDPQGVILSYDNAYEIGKAITAEGEDIYLRSRAAALKAIELINDAVDQNRILLTRFERDTLDSTLKTYEQLPDDKDKFIKTCIKRYGRKVKEHDPSQYEL, translated from the coding sequence ATGGTATTAAAACGTTTTACAAAAATGGAAAATGCATCAGCAGATGAAATGGTTTTCGGACAAACAAAACACCCAGTAAAGATGGGATTAGACCAGGTAATGGGTGGTGGAGATGTAGTTCCTAACATCAAAGTAGCTCCTGCAGAAGGATCAGAAGAATCAATTGATGGATTAGAAGCAACCTCTAAAAACATAGCATTTGCTGCATGTGAAAGAGCAGCAGCAATAGGGCTTCCTGCAATGCAAATAGAAACAGAACACGTACAACAACAATCTATCTCAAGAGAAGCATCAGAACGTTGTACAGCTGTTACATTTGAAGAACTTGAAAAATTACACGACAAATTCGGTGCAAAAGTATCACTCATGTCAACAGTAGCAGATATGAGAGAAGAAGAAAACGGTCTTAGAGGATCAGAATTTGACATAGCAATGGATGAATCATTCGAAGCATGTGCACAAAATGGAGCATCAATGCTTTGTATTGAAACTATTGGTGGTAAAGTTGTATCAGATTATGGTATATCAAGGGGAGATGTAAGAGCAATACTCTATGGTATAGGTGTACTTGGTTCTATTGATATGGAATATATGTGGACAAAAATTGTAGACATAGCAAAAAGAAACAATGTAGTTCCTGGTGGGGATACAGACTGTGCACAAGCTAACACTGCAATGTTCCTTGCAGGTGGATTAACTAGTAAAAACGTATCACATACAATTGCAGCAGTAGCAAGAGCAATTGCAGGAGCAAGAAGTTTAGTAGCAATTGAATGTGGTGCACAAGGACCAACAAAAGATTGTGGATATGAAAACCCTATTGTAAAATCAATAGCATCTGTACCAATCTGTGCAGAAGGTAAAAATGCAACATGTGCTCACTCAGACCTCATGGGTAACCTTGCAGCAGCAGTATGTGATGTATGGAGTAATGAATCTGTATATAACAGAGAAGAAATGGGTGGACCAACACCTGGTGTATGGTTACAATCCCTAGGTTGTGAATGTGCTCTTATGAATACAGCAACACAAATCGGAACAAACAAACAATTAAGAGATACATATGCACTAGCAGATAAATACAGAGATCCTCAAGGTGTAATATTATCATATGATAATGCATATGAAATTGGTAAAGCTATTACAGCAGAAGGGGAAGATATTTACTTAAGATCACGTGCAGCAGCACTTAAGGCAATAGAATTAATCAACGATGCAGTAGATCAAAATCGTATCTTATTAACAAGATTTGAAAGAGATACACTTGACTCTACCTTAAAAACATATGAACAATTACCTGATGATAAAGATAAATTCATAAAAACATGTATAAAACGTTATGGAAGAAAAGTAAAAGAACATGATCCATCACAATATGAATTATAA